In Methanocaldococcus sp. FS406-22, the genomic stretch ACTGGACACTCTGCCATAATCTCCTTATTAATAAAAAAATTTTATGATGCTGAGGTTTATGCCACTGAGGTTGATGAAGAATTTATAGATTTTGCTAAAAAGAACGTAGAAAGGAATAAATTAAATATAAAGATTATAAATTCTAAGGGGAAGGTTATTGAAGGAATTAAAGAAATTAAAGGAAAGAAATTTGATTTAATCATCTCTTACCCTCCCTTTTATTCAAAAAATTCTGTTGCAAGTGGAAGAAAATTTGGAGGGGCTTTAGCTAAGGAAATTGAGCTGATAGGTGGAGGGAAATTTGGAGAGGAGTTTTCATTCAAAATAATTGAAGAGGGAATTAACTTTTTAAATAAAAAAGGAGTTATTGCTTTAATGATGCCAAAGAAACCAGAAGAGAGGAGAGAACTGATAATCAAAAAAATGAAAGAGGTTGGGTTAAGTGTTGAGGTTGATGAAATTAGAACTGGAAATAGGTTGAGATATATTATTAAAGGAATAAAAAGGTGAGATATTTGAATTTAAAAGATACTGTCTTACTTGGAAGGAATTTTAATGAATATGTGAGGATGTTTAATTTAAATGAGGATATTTTAAATAATAAAATATTAGATGTTGCTTCTGGAGTTAGTTCTTTTTGTGCAGAGGGTAATGCAAAGGGTTATGATATTACAGCCTCAGATAAAATTTACAATCTAAAACCAGAAGAAATTGAGGAGAAATGTAAAAAAGATTTAGAGCTTATGGAGATGCATTTGAAAGAAAAATTTAAAGATAATTTCAACTGGAATGAATTTAAGACAATTGAAGAATGGAAGAAAACAAGAGAAAGAACATATAAGACATTTATTGAGGATTATAAAATAAATAGGAAAAGATATGTTTACACAATTTACCCAAAAACAAATTTTAAAGATGATGAATTTGCTATTTCTCTCGTAGGGCATTTTTTGTTATTGTATGATAATATTTTCGATTATAAGTTCCATAAAGAGACAATTGATGAACTTTTAAGGATTTCAGAAGAGATAAGGATATTTCCAATCTTAAATTTAAAAGGTGAAAAGTCAATATTTTTAGATAAGATAATGAATGAATATAATGCAAAAATTGAAAAAACAAAATATGAGTTTATGAAAGGAGGAAATAAAGTGTTAATAATAAAAAGATAGGTGGAAATATGCTAACTATTTTAAAATTAGGAGGAAGTATTTTATCAGATAAAAATATGCCTTTTTCAGTAAAATGGGACAATTTAGAGAGAATAGCGATGGAGATAAAAAATGCCTTAGATTATTATAAAAACCAAAATAAAGATATAAAATTAATACTTGTCCATGGTGGTGGAGCTTTTGGGCATCCTGTAGCTAAAAAATACTTAAAAGTTGAAAATGGTAAAAAAGTGTTTATAAATATGGAAAAGGGATTTTGGGATATACAGAAAGCTATGAGGAGATTTAACAACATAGTTATAGACACTTTACAGAGCTATGACATACCAGCTATCTCTATACAACCATCTTCATTTGTTGTTTTTGGAGATAAGCTAATTTTTGACACCTCTGCTATAAAAGAGATGCTTAAAAGAGATTTAATTCCAGTAGTTCATGGTGATATAGTAGTTGATGACAACATGGGCTATAAAATAATTTCTGGAGATGATATAGTTCCATACTTAGCTAATGAATTAAAAGCTGATTTAATACTCTATGCTACAGATGTTGATGGTGTTTTAATTAACAATAAGCCAATAAAAAGGATAGATGAGAAAAATATCGATGAAATATTAAATTATCTGAGTGGCTCTAACAGCATAGATGTTACTGGTGGAATGAGGTATAAGATAGAGATAATTAGAAAAAATAAGTGTAGGAGTTTTGTATTTAACGGAAATAAAGTAGGAAATGTTTATAAAGCTTTATTGGGAGAAGTTGAAGGGACAGAGATTGATTTCTCAGAATAATTAAATTACTGTTTTAACCACCTATCTAAAGTTATCTCTTCCCTATACCACTCTACTTTTTGTGGTTTAAATGAAATCTTTCCATACTCCCCTCCACCACCTGGATAGATATATATTTTTCCTCTTCTAAACAGATTAATGGTTTCTGCCACTTTTGGATGAATCTTAGCTAATTCCTCAATATCTGCGTTTATTAAAACCTCAATTTCATTCCCATATTTTTTAATAAACTCTTCCCATAAGCTTTGAACAGCCTTTGTAAATATCCCTTTGCCTATAGTTAAGCTAATCATCTCAGCTAATGGAATCAGCTTATAATATGGAGGTCTAAATTCTGGATGCTCTATCTTCCCATCACTCAGCTCTTCAACTCTACTTAAAACTCCCTTTTTTATGCTTCCTCCACACTTTGGACATTTCCAATTATATTTCTTAGCATCTTCCAACTTAAACCTTGTATGGCATTTTGAACAGGCGGTTAAATGATATTTTCCCAATTTTGGGTCTAATCCATAATTAGCCACTATTTTATTATGTTTTATTGCTTTTTTGATTTGTTCAAAGTTATCCTCAACTCCTCCAATATAATCAACCTCTATCTGGTTAAATTCTCTTCCCAATCTATGAGGATGATATGAATGGGCATCAGAATTTGATAAAAATGGTAAATCTCTCAACTCTGGAATCATATCCGCCATATCAGTATCTGCCGATAAACCGAGTTCTACAAAGTCAGGTTTTTTGTTATAGCAGTCGTATATTGAATCAAATGACTTATATATTGAAGTCCATGGAGTAAAGGCGTGGGCAGGCCCTATTAAGCCATCAACATCTCTAACAATTTCTAAAAGCTCAGCTCCACCAATAGATACTCTCGGCCTTCCCTCTTTATCAATATCCTTAGAGTATTTTTTTAAAACCTCTCTAAGCTCTTCAACCTTACTTATTGAAGGCAATAAAATAAGATGATGAACTCGATTCTTATCTTCAATTTCAGTAGTTAAAATTAGTTCTCTATCTTTATATTGCTTTATCTCTTCCAAATAATCTGGATGTGTGCAATCGCCAGTCCCAATGATATTTAATCCCTTTAATTTTCCATACTTTAAAATATTCTCTACATTCATATCCTTAGAAGTCCCACCAGAAAATCTTGAGTGTATATGCAAATCCACATTTGCTATCATTTATATCACCAAAAATTTATAAAAATCTAATAAACCAATTATAAAATTAATCTATTTAAACACTGAATGGGGAGAAAACATGGAGATTATAAACTATGAAATATTAAAAAAATATCCTCTCTGCGATAGGTGCTTTGGAAGATTGTACGCTAAGTTATTACATACAACAAACACTGAAAGAGGTAAGGCATTAAAGTTATATAAAGCTTTGGAACTTGAGGCAAAGATAAAAAAAGCTAAGGAAAAAGGAATAAATTATGAGGAGGAGTTGGAATTATTAAAAGCTTTGGCAAGGAGTGGAGTTGATGAAATAAGATTGGAAGATATAGAGGTAGAAAAAGAAAACTGCCCATGGTGTAAAGGCATTTTTAACAAACAAAAAATGGAAAAGTTGTTAAATAAGGCGATTGAACTTTTAAAAGAATATGATTTTGATACATTTTTAATTGGAACTCATATCCCAAAAGAGATTAAAGAGCTTGAAAAAGAGATTGAAACAGAATTTATGGAGAGTATAAAACAGGAATTTGGGAGAGAATTTGGGAAGATGTTAGCTGTTAGGTTGGACAAAGCCCCAAATAAAGAATATCCAGATATAGTTGTTCATATAAATCCATACACTGAAGAAATCTATCTACAGATAAATCCATTATTTATTAAAGGAAGATATAGAAAATTAGTTAGAGGTATTCCACAAACAAGATGGCCTTGCAGAAAGTGTAGAGGAAAAGGTTGTGAGCTATGCAACTACACAGGCAAAAAATATCCAATATCTGTTGAAGAAATCATTGCTAAACCGTTCTTAGAAGCTACAAAAGGAGTAGATGCAAAATTTCATGGGGCTGGAAGGGAAGATATAGACGTTAGAATGCTTGGAGATGGAAGGCCATTTGTTTTAGAGATTAAAGAGCCAAAGATAAGA encodes the following:
- a CDS encoding RlmF-related methyltransferase; translated protein: MLGLKIEDAIKYNEKLKKYVYKKGDKLRIDFKNKDALIEYNKTVLKVLFDLDIEFHENGLIPTPINRYLFIKSTFETLKKLGIEKPTVLEIGTGHSAIISLLIKKFYDAEVYATEVDEEFIDFAKKNVERNKLNIKIINSKGKVIEGIKEIKGKKFDLIISYPPFYSKNSVASGRKFGGALAKEIELIGGGKFGEEFSFKIIEEGINFLNKKGVIALMMPKKPEERRELIIKKMKEVGLSVEVDEIRTGNRLRYIIKGIKR
- a CDS encoding isopentenyl phosphate kinase, which encodes MLTILKLGGSILSDKNMPFSVKWDNLERIAMEIKNALDYYKNQNKDIKLILVHGGGAFGHPVAKKYLKVENGKKVFINMEKGFWDIQKAMRRFNNIVIDTLQSYDIPAISIQPSSFVVFGDKLIFDTSAIKEMLKRDLIPVVHGDIVVDDNMGYKIISGDDIVPYLANELKADLILYATDVDGVLINNKPIKRIDEKNIDEILNYLSGSNSIDVTGGMRYKIEIIRKNKCRSFVFNGNKVGNVYKALLGEVEGTEIDFSE
- a CDS encoding TIGR00375 family protein; translated protein: MIANVDLHIHSRFSGGTSKDMNVENILKYGKLKGLNIIGTGDCTHPDYLEEIKQYKDRELILTTEIEDKNRVHHLILLPSISKVEELREVLKKYSKDIDKEGRPRVSIGGAELLEIVRDVDGLIGPAHAFTPWTSIYKSFDSIYDCYNKKPDFVELGLSADTDMADMIPELRDLPFLSNSDAHSYHPHRLGREFNQIEVDYIGGVEDNFEQIKKAIKHNKIVANYGLDPKLGKYHLTACSKCHTRFKLEDAKKYNWKCPKCGGSIKKGVLSRVEELSDGKIEHPEFRPPYYKLIPLAEMISLTIGKGIFTKAVQSLWEEFIKKYGNEIEVLINADIEELAKIHPKVAETINLFRRGKIYIYPGGGGEYGKISFKPQKVEWYREEITLDRWLKQ
- a CDS encoding tRNA pseudouridine(54/55) synthase Pus10, producing the protein MEIINYEILKKYPLCDRCFGRLYAKLLHTTNTERGKALKLYKALELEAKIKKAKEKGINYEEELELLKALARSGVDEIRLEDIEVEKENCPWCKGIFNKQKMEKLLNKAIELLKEYDFDTFLIGTHIPKEIKELEKEIETEFMESIKQEFGREFGKMLAVRLDKAPNKEYPDIVVHINPYTEEIYLQINPLFIKGRYRKLVRGIPQTRWPCRKCRGKGCELCNYTGKKYPISVEEIIAKPFLEATKGVDAKFHGAGREDIDVRMLGDGRPFVLEIKEPKIRKIDLNKIAEEVNKDGRVEVLNLEFGVRKDKVIFKNTPHRKTYRALVECSDKITDEELKLLEKELENRTIYQKTPKRVLHRRADLERIRKVYKVKTSKVDDNHFEMIIYCDGGLYIKELISGDDGRTNPSVSSILNKNCICKELDVLKIHDNEGENYGSNE